The Metabacillus schmidteae genome has a segment encoding these proteins:
- the pabC gene encoding aminodeoxychorismate lyase codes for MYIYHNSKFIKDSEATISPFDHGFLYGLGVFETFRVYKGFPFLLHDHLDRLQVAIDEVGISYKINRHEIFEIIQELITINQYESEDVTVRLNISAGNGEVGHLLQVYDYPTVLCFLRKAPPLNMTEKSATILNLRRNTPEGNYRLKSHHYLNNILGKRELIHTPTIDGIFLTEQGFVAEGIVSNIFWGDENEVYTPSLDTGILNGITRKFVIRCLQKLQIPVREGFFRKEQMFESEEVIMTNSSQELLAIKDIDGYEFRGKNGIIIQKLYDLYKSNRTKLLSIDEL; via the coding sequence GTGTATATATATCATAATTCAAAGTTTATAAAAGATTCTGAAGCCACGATTTCTCCATTTGATCATGGCTTTCTTTATGGTTTAGGTGTATTTGAAACGTTTCGAGTATATAAGGGTTTCCCATTTCTATTGCACGATCATTTGGACCGCCTTCAAGTAGCCATAGACGAGGTAGGAATATCGTATAAAATAAATCGCCACGAAATCTTTGAAATCATTCAAGAGTTGATTACGATCAATCAGTATGAGTCAGAAGATGTTACAGTCCGCTTAAATATTTCTGCAGGGAATGGGGAAGTCGGTCACCTTCTTCAAGTATATGATTATCCAACAGTACTCTGTTTTTTAAGAAAAGCACCACCATTAAACATGACTGAAAAAAGTGCTACAATCTTAAATTTGAGGCGAAATACACCTGAAGGTAATTATCGTCTTAAGTCCCACCATTATTTAAATAATATTCTTGGAAAAAGGGAGCTTATCCATACACCTACTATAGATGGCATTTTTTTAACTGAGCAAGGTTTTGTAGCTGAAGGGATTGTATCAAACATTTTTTGGGGAGATGAGAATGAAGTATATACCCCATCACTAGATACAGGTATATTAAATGGAATTACGAGGAAATTTGTTATCAGATGTTTACAGAAGCTTCAAATACCAGTAAGAGAAGGATTTTTCAGAAAAGAACAAATGTTCGAATCTGAAGAAGTGATTATGACGAACTCATCGCAAGAACTTTTAGCTATAAAAGATATTGACGGATATGAATTTAGAGGAAAAAATGGAATAATTATTCAGAAGTTATATGACTTATATAAGAGTAATAGGACGAAACTATTAAGTATAGATGAGTTGTAA
- the folP gene encoding dihydropteroate synthase yields MEQITKKHRQVKCGKYTLNIQDKTMIMGILNITPDSFSDGGRYIDIEKAIEHAKEMIKQGADIIDIGGESTRPGSTIVTVEEEVKRVIPVIERLSREIDVPISIDTYKAEVAKQAVEAGATIINDVWGAKADPQMANVAAAYDVPIILMHNRDNQNYDELIPDMIADLMESVTIAKNAGVKDENIILDPGIGFAKTMDDNLVVMRNLEAFVQLGYPLLLATSRKRFIGHVLDLPPTERMEGTGATVCLGIQKGCHMVRVHDVLEIARMAKMMDAMLGKGGEHNR; encoded by the coding sequence ATGGAACAAATAACGAAGAAACATCGGCAAGTTAAATGCGGGAAATACACACTAAATATTCAGGATAAGACAATGATCATGGGGATTTTAAATATAACTCCTGATTCATTTTCAGATGGCGGACGTTATATTGACATTGAAAAAGCTATAGAACATGCAAAAGAAATGATTAAACAAGGTGCAGATATTATTGATATTGGCGGAGAGTCAACCAGACCAGGGTCAACAATTGTTACAGTTGAAGAAGAAGTGAAACGTGTCATACCGGTCATAGAAAGGTTATCCAGAGAGATTGATGTCCCTATTTCAATTGATACGTATAAAGCAGAAGTAGCCAAGCAGGCCGTTGAGGCAGGGGCAACGATTATAAATGATGTATGGGGAGCTAAAGCGGATCCACAAATGGCGAATGTAGCAGCTGCATATGACGTACCAATTATTCTTATGCATAATCGAGACAATCAAAATTATGATGAATTAATTCCAGATATGATTGCAGATTTGATGGAATCTGTTACGATAGCCAAGAATGCCGGAGTTAAGGATGAAAACATAATCCTGGATCCTGGTATTGGTTTTGCCAAAACGATGGATGATAATTTAGTGGTTATGAGAAACTTGGAAGCATTTGTTCAATTAGGTTATCCTCTATTACTAGCGACTTCTCGTAAAAGGTTTATAGGGCACGTTCTTGATTTACCTCCTACAGAACGAATGGAAGGTACGGGTGCAACTGTTTGTCTTGGTATTCAAAAGGGATGTCATATGGTTAGAGTCCATGATGTGTTAGAAATAGCAAGAATGGCTAAGATGATGGATGCAATGCTTGGAAAGGGAGGGGAGCATAATCGATAA
- the folB gene encoding dihydroneopterin aldolase, which translates to MDKIYVNGMEFYGYHGVFAEENKLGQRFRVDLVVELDLKRAGETDELEYSVNYASLYKVCQEIVEGQPVKLVESLAEQIAAKILVDFPLISYCTVKVIKPDPPIPGHYKEVAVEIKRGRS; encoded by the coding sequence ATCGATAAGATCTATGTAAATGGTATGGAGTTTTACGGATACCATGGTGTGTTTGCAGAGGAAAATAAACTTGGACAACGATTTAGAGTTGATTTAGTGGTAGAATTAGATTTGAAGAGAGCGGGAGAAACGGATGAATTAGAATATAGTGTGAACTATGCCTCGCTATATAAAGTTTGTCAGGAGATTGTTGAAGGTCAGCCGGTAAAGCTTGTTGAGTCTCTTGCAGAGCAAATTGCTGCTAAAATCTTAGTCGATTTTCCCTTGATATCCTATTGTACCGTAAAGGTTATAAAACCGGATCCTCCTATTCCAGGACATTATAAAGAGGTAGCGGTGGAAATTAAAAGGGGAAGATCATGA
- the folK gene encoding 2-amino-4-hydroxy-6-hydroxymethyldihydropteridine diphosphokinase → MKNHAYIALGSNIGDREQYLIDAIKKIHNYPNIKVVNISSIYETDPVGYTDQDEFLNMVISINTDLTAFQLLSALQEIEEHLNRKRDIRWGPRTLDLDILLFNYENIEAEQLIVPHPRMHERAFVLIPLFELNQDVRIPSIDEPISTIIDQLHDKEGVRIWKQKNGVDVFALLES, encoded by the coding sequence ATGAAAAATCATGCCTATATAGCTCTTGGTTCAAATATAGGAGACCGAGAACAATATCTCATAGATGCGATAAAGAAGATTCATAATTACCCAAATATTAAGGTGGTAAATATATCCTCCATTTATGAAACTGATCCAGTTGGTTATACAGATCAAGATGAATTTTTAAATATGGTTATATCCATTAATACTGATTTAACAGCATTTCAACTATTATCAGCTTTACAGGAAATTGAGGAACACCTAAATCGAAAACGAGATATTAGGTGGGGGCCACGAACTTTAGACCTTGACATTTTGTTATTTAATTATGAAAATATTGAAGCAGAACAATTAATTGTTCCTCATCCTAGAATGCATGAACGAGCTTTTGTTCTTATTCCATTATTTGAGTTAAATCAAGATGTAAGAATACCAAGTATAGATGAGCCAATCTCGACTATCATAGATCAATTACACGATAAAGAAGGAGTACGAATATGGAAGCAGAAAAATGGGGTAGACGTATTCGCGCTTTTAGAAAGTTAA
- a CDS encoding helix-turn-helix domain-containing protein produces the protein MEAEKWGRRIRAFRKLKGYTQESFAKDLGVSVSVLGEIERGNREPSKEFLEDVAKSLNVTIEELSPNDVGR, from the coding sequence ATGGAAGCAGAAAAATGGGGTAGACGTATTCGCGCTTTTAGAAAGTTAAAAGGATATACCCAAGAAAGCTTTGCGAAAGATCTTGGAGTTTCTGTTTCTGTATTAGGGGAAATAGAAAGAGGCAATCGTGAACCCAGCAAGGAATTTTTAGAGGATGTGGCTAAATCTCTTAATGTAACAATTGAAGAGCTAAGTCCAAATGATGTTGGTAGATAG
- the dusB gene encoding tRNA dihydrouridine synthase DusB, with product MFKIGDIELKNRVVLAPMAGVCNSAFRLTVKEFGAGLVCAEMVSDKAILLNNARTMGMLYIDEREKPLSLQIFGGEKETLVEAAKFVDKNTTADIIDINMGCPVPKITKCDAGAKWLLDPNKIYDMVSAVVEAVDKPVTVKMRMGWDDEHIFAVQNAQAIERAGAKAVALHGRTRVQMYEGTANWDIIKEVKESVSIPVIGNGDVTTPQDAKRMLDETGVDGVMIGRAALGNPWMIYRTVKYLETGKLMDEPGVREKMEVCKLHLDRLIALKNENIAVREMRKHAAWYLKGIRGNAKVRNDINIMNTRDEFVTLLDEFVLEMEEKEKSAIQAG from the coding sequence TTGTTTAAAATTGGCGATATTGAATTAAAGAACCGTGTTGTTCTGGCACCAATGGCTGGAGTTTGTAACTCGGCATTTCGTTTAACAGTAAAAGAATTTGGTGCAGGTTTAGTATGTGCGGAAATGGTCAGTGATAAAGCCATTCTATTAAATAATGCAAGAACAATGGGCATGCTTTATATAGATGAACGTGAAAAACCACTAAGCTTGCAAATTTTTGGTGGAGAAAAAGAAACGCTAGTTGAAGCAGCTAAATTTGTTGATAAAAATACAACGGCTGATATCATTGACATAAACATGGGTTGCCCTGTTCCGAAGATTACTAAATGTGATGCTGGTGCCAAGTGGTTATTAGATCCCAACAAGATTTATGATATGGTATCAGCTGTAGTTGAAGCGGTTGATAAACCTGTTACGGTTAAAATGCGTATGGGATGGGACGATGAGCATATCTTTGCTGTCCAAAATGCGCAGGCTATTGAACGTGCAGGAGCTAAAGCAGTTGCTCTGCATGGTCGTACAAGAGTACAAATGTATGAAGGAACGGCTAATTGGGATATCATTAAAGAAGTGAAAGAATCAGTTAGTATTCCTGTAATAGGCAATGGTGATGTAACAACACCTCAAGATGCGAAGCGCATGCTTGATGAAACAGGTGTTGATGGTGTCATGATCGGACGTGCGGCTTTAGGTAATCCATGGATGATCTATCGAACAGTGAAATATTTAGAAACTGGCAAGTTAATGGATGAGCCGGGAGTACGTGAAAAAATGGAAGTTTGCAAGCTTCATTTAGATCGTTTGATTGCTCTTAAAAATGAAAATATAGCTGTACGTGAAATGAGAAAACATGCAGCCTGGTACCTAAAGGGTATACGTGGCAATGCTAAAGTTCGTAATGATATAAATATCATGAACACAAGAGATGAATTTGTTACACTTTTAGATGAATTTGTTTTAGAAATGGAAGAAAAAGAAAAAAGTGCTATTCAAGCAGGTTAA